One window from the genome of Pedobacter schmidteae encodes:
- a CDS encoding XrtY-associated glycosyltransferase XYAG1, giving the protein MNILQINASYKPAYIYGGPTMSVAQLSEQLVKNDCNVQVFTTTANGPRELEIATTAAQQVNDVAVSYFPRLSKDHSHFSPRLLFKLWKEVRSFDLVHIHAWWNLVSILSCAIAHLRKVPVILSPRGTLSPYSFVTNHTGIKLLFHRFIGKFLLNRCHLHSTSEREQAALKKLLKPKSIFNIHNLVSLPSQIPAPASENGLLRLLFLSRIEQKKGIELLFAALADLTIPYQLTIAGSGNAAYIAKLKTLSHQYHIEQHIRWLGFKSDDKFELIAQHHILVLPSYDENFGNVVIESLCVGTAVLISNEVGLASFVAENNMGWICETNSESIKNKLLHIYSHPGKLIIIREFAPMLIISAFNDQKLIQSYLNMYQKVSRRATTHD; this is encoded by the coding sequence ATGAACATTTTACAAATTAATGCATCTTATAAGCCCGCCTATATTTATGGCGGGCCAACCATGTCTGTCGCCCAATTGAGCGAGCAACTGGTAAAAAATGATTGCAACGTTCAGGTATTCACCACTACGGCCAATGGCCCCCGGGAACTGGAAATAGCCACCACCGCAGCACAACAGGTAAACGATGTTGCCGTCAGCTATTTCCCACGGCTCAGCAAAGATCATAGCCATTTTTCCCCCCGGTTGTTGTTCAAACTATGGAAAGAGGTCAGGTCATTCGATCTGGTTCATATCCATGCCTGGTGGAACCTGGTGTCCATTTTATCCTGCGCTATTGCACACCTGCGCAAAGTCCCTGTTATTTTATCCCCACGTGGCACGCTAAGTCCCTATTCTTTTGTCACCAATCATACCGGCATAAAACTTTTATTTCACCGTTTCATTGGCAAGTTTTTATTAAACCGATGTCATTTGCACAGTACCTCCGAAAGAGAACAGGCTGCACTTAAAAAACTGCTAAAGCCCAAAAGTATTTTTAACATACACAATCTGGTAAGCCTTCCAAGCCAAATCCCTGCTCCTGCATCCGAAAATGGCTTACTCAGACTACTGTTCCTCTCCCGTATCGAACAAAAAAAAGGAATTGAGCTACTGTTTGCCGCATTAGCCGACCTGACTATACCCTATCAGCTTACCATTGCCGGCAGCGGTAATGCCGCCTATATCGCAAAATTAAAAACCTTAAGTCACCAGTATCATATTGAGCAACACATCCGCTGGCTGGGTTTCAAAAGTGATGATAAATTTGAGCTGATCGCACAACATCATATATTGGTGTTGCCCTCTTACGATGAGAATTTCGGCAATGTGGTTATCGAGAGCCTGTGTGTAGGTACCGCAGTTTTAATCAGCAACGAAGTAGGTCTGGCCAGCTTTGTAGCCGAAAACAATATGGGCTGGATTTGCGAAACCAATAGCGAGTCCATCAAAAATAAATTGCTGCACATTTATAGTCATCCGGGCAAACTGATCATCATCAGGGAATTTGCCCCTATGCTGATCATTAGTGCATTTAACGACCAAAAACTCATCCAATCCTACCTGAATATGTACCAAAAAGTAAGCCGAAGGGCGACAACTCATGATTAA
- a CDS encoding glycoside hydrolase family 2 TIM barrel-domain containing protein — MHIFRKKPALYLFASALLVVLAISSCFNNNALSGKKNYIQKKDGKYQLIRNGKPYVIKGAAGYTHLNELRKAGGNTVRVWDTTRLSLVLDSAKANDLAVIVGLPFTNSNDFSFYNDSSKVKAQYKAHQILVNKFKHHPAVLMWCVGNELDFPYKLSYNNFYNAFNNLTEMIHREDPDHPVTTTVLNFDRKYIFNLMTRCDIDIVSFNIFSRITSFKSDLSSISLFWNGPYLLAEWGIDGPWAGTEKTAWGAYIENTSNKKAEFYLNRYQDHVPVDDGRLLGSFVFFWGHKQEGTHTWFSMFDEAGRTSEAVDVMKFLWTGTRDNSTYPQIRYMLLDKKGARDNIILSPNAMSTAEVLMLDQHKIKSIKWEIYAEDWYRKSDKSNEKKLKPIPGLIKTEPSLQVKFSAPLKEGPYRIFATIYDHNGHFATCNTPFYVITDQ, encoded by the coding sequence ATGCACATTTTCAGAAAGAAACCAGCTCTTTATTTATTTGCATCTGCATTACTTGTCGTTTTGGCTATCTCCAGTTGTTTCAACAACAATGCCCTGTCGGGCAAAAAAAATTACATCCAAAAAAAAGACGGAAAGTATCAGCTGATTAGAAATGGGAAGCCTTATGTCATTAAGGGGGCTGCAGGCTATACTCATTTAAATGAGCTCAGGAAAGCAGGAGGAAATACCGTCCGTGTTTGGGATACCACCCGTCTTAGCTTGGTTCTGGATAGTGCAAAAGCCAATGACCTGGCAGTTATTGTGGGTTTACCTTTCACCAACAGCAACGATTTCTCTTTTTATAACGACAGTAGCAAAGTTAAAGCGCAGTACAAAGCCCATCAAATCCTGGTCAACAAATTCAAACATCATCCCGCGGTGCTGATGTGGTGCGTGGGCAACGAGCTCGATTTCCCCTATAAATTATCCTACAACAACTTTTACAATGCATTTAATAATTTAACAGAGATGATCCACCGGGAGGACCCTGACCATCCCGTGACTACAACTGTGCTCAATTTTGACAGAAAGTATATTTTCAACCTTATGACACGCTGCGATATTGATATCGTATCCTTTAATATCTTCAGCAGAATCACCTCGTTCAAATCCGACTTAAGCAGTATCTCCCTATTTTGGAATGGTCCATATTTGCTGGCCGAATGGGGGATTGACGGTCCCTGGGCTGGAACTGAAAAAACCGCCTGGGGTGCATACATCGAAAATACAAGCAATAAAAAAGCCGAATTTTATCTCAACCGCTATCAGGACCACGTACCTGTCGATGACGGTAGGTTATTGGGTTCCTTTGTTTTTTTCTGGGGCCACAAACAGGAAGGTACTCATACCTGGTTTAGTATGTTTGATGAAGCCGGAAGAACATCTGAAGCCGTAGATGTCATGAAATTCCTGTGGACCGGCACACGAGATAACAGCACATACCCCCAAATCAGGTATATGCTGCTCGATAAAAAAGGAGCCAGAGACAATATTATTTTATCGCCAAACGCGATGAGTACCGCAGAAGTACTGATGCTGGACCAGCATAAAATCAAATCCATAAAATGGGAGATCTATGCCGAAGACTGGTATCGAAAAAGTGATAAAAGCAATGAGAAGAAGTTAAAACCGATTCCCGGTCTGATAAAAACGGAGCCGTCCCTCCAGGTTAAATTCTCAGCGCCATTAAAAGAAGGCCCCTATCGCATTTTTGCTACTATATATGATCACAATGGCCATTTTGCCACTTGTAATACACCTTTTTATGTCATAACAGATCAATGA
- a CDS encoding WcaF family extracellular polysaccharide biosynthesis acetyltransferase yields the protein MNQTDLSTYIHSAAHRKDSWLKRILWFYLNALIFKTSWLPFSDLKVQLLRLFGAKVGKAVIIKPGVNIKHPWLLHIGNHTWIGENVWIDNLVNIYIGHHVCISQGALLLTGSHNYKDPAFGLITGSIILEDGVWIGARAVVNHSIRAESHAVLSAAAVATKNLEGWSVYQGNPAVKVRARNMSSAII from the coding sequence ATGAACCAGACTGACCTATCTACCTACATACATTCGGCAGCGCACCGAAAGGACAGCTGGCTGAAAAGAATACTTTGGTTTTATTTAAATGCCTTGATTTTTAAAACATCCTGGCTCCCGTTTAGCGATCTGAAAGTACAGTTATTACGTCTTTTTGGTGCTAAGGTGGGTAAAGCTGTAATCATCAAACCCGGCGTCAATATCAAACACCCCTGGTTACTACATATCGGCAATCATACCTGGATTGGCGAAAACGTATGGATTGATAACCTGGTCAACATTTATATCGGCCATCATGTATGCATTTCACAGGGAGCCTTACTCCTTACAGGAAGTCACAATTACAAAGACCCGGCCTTTGGCCTGATTACCGGGAGCATCATTTTAGAAGATGGCGTGTGGATTGGCGCCAGAGCAGTTGTCAACCACAGCATCAGGGCCGAATCGCATGCCGTGCTGAGCGCCGCTGCCGTGGCCACAAAAAATTTAGAGGGCTGGTCGGTTTATCAGGGCAATCCGGCAGTTAAAGTCAGAGCCCGAAATATGTCATCAGCCATCATTTAA
- a CDS encoding MraY family glycosyltransferase, protein MINYFHHYQMLYYLLTVLSSLSITLLVIPSIIHVARTRHLYDDLGNLRKIHNPGIPRLGGVAIFVSFTITLLLFGIDHPMLPLKYILTSCIMLFAIGIKDDLAGVGHRSKFLIEFIAAWVLVIPGNIRLSNLHNLFGIYQLNDVSSICVSIVLLLFIINAFNLIDGIDGLAATTGIVAHSMFSALFIQLHQYELATVSLSLAGAILGFLKFNITPAKVFMGDTGSLLIGLISGVMALQYITISGNLQPEPLAKDSSALGLVLAILIGPVSDTLRVFIIRLAKGKSPFLGDRNHIHHRILKLGFNHLQTTLILVLLNGLIILLAFSFADYGNTVMIILVATTLILFNWLLTYFVRSKERDSYRLKNLFL, encoded by the coding sequence ATGATCAATTATTTCCATCATTACCAAATGCTGTATTACCTGCTTACTGTGCTCAGTTCTTTGTCCATCACCTTGTTGGTTATTCCTTCCATTATCCATGTTGCCCGCACCAGGCACCTGTACGATGACCTCGGAAACCTCAGGAAAATCCACAATCCCGGAATTCCCCGTCTGGGCGGTGTGGCTATTTTCGTCAGCTTTACCATTACGCTGCTGCTTTTTGGCATCGATCATCCAATGCTTCCTTTAAAGTACATCCTTACTTCCTGCATCATGCTTTTTGCCATAGGAATTAAAGACGACCTGGCAGGCGTAGGGCATCGCAGCAAGTTTTTAATAGAATTTATTGCGGCATGGGTGCTGGTTATTCCGGGCAATATACGCCTCAGCAACCTGCACAATCTATTTGGCATTTACCAGTTGAATGATGTCTCCAGCATATGCGTAAGCATCGTCCTCCTCCTATTTATCATCAATGCTTTTAACCTTATTGATGGAATTGATGGTTTGGCTGCAACCACCGGCATCGTTGCCCACAGTATGTTCTCCGCCTTATTTATTCAGCTCCATCAGTACGAGCTGGCCACGGTCTCGCTATCACTGGCAGGCGCTATTTTAGGCTTTCTCAAATTCAACATCACCCCGGCAAAGGTATTTATGGGCGATACCGGTTCTTTGCTGATCGGACTGATTTCAGGGGTAATGGCCCTGCAGTACATCACCATAAGCGGCAACTTGCAGCCAGAACCACTCGCAAAAGACTCTTCGGCATTGGGCCTTGTGCTGGCCATCCTGATTGGGCCGGTATCCGACACGCTAAGGGTCTTCATCATCCGTCTGGCCAAAGGGAAATCGCCATTTCTGGGCGACAGAAACCACATTCACCACCGCATCCTCAAATTGGGCTTCAATCATTTGCAAACTACCCTGATCCTGGTTTTGCTAAATGGCCTGATCATTTTGCTCGCTTTTAGTTTTGCCGATTATGGCAATACAGTAATGATTATACTGGTAGCCACAACTTTAATCCTATTTAACTGGCTCCTTACCTATTTTGTTCGTTCGAAAGAACGCGACAGTTACAGATTAAAAAACTTATTCCTGTAG
- a CDS encoding glycosyltransferase family 2 protein: MINPHFSILILTYNEEIHLPRLLSSAYSLNAATYVLDSGSTDQTLSIAQRFGAHIKQHPFSNHPQQWHQALRLFHITTPWVIGLDADQIISEELKNHLLDFKAENHQHIDGIYFNRKNYFKGKWIKHGGFQPFYLLKMFRYAVGYSDLNERMDHRFIVPGKTLVWKDGYLIEENLKENNISFWINKHNTYSDLLALEEVERRGLTRGQTLKPLFWGTPDQRTAWLKRLWWQMPLLLRPGIYFIYRYFFRLGILDGYQGFLFHFLQGFWFRLIVDIKIKEIISAHEPD; encoded by the coding sequence ATGATTAACCCTCATTTTTCCATCCTCATTCTGACCTATAATGAGGAGATACACCTGCCCAGATTGCTAAGCTCTGCTTATAGCTTAAATGCAGCCACTTATGTGCTGGACTCGGGCAGTACCGACCAAACCCTGAGTATTGCCCAGCGCTTTGGTGCGCATATTAAACAGCACCCCTTCAGCAACCATCCTCAGCAATGGCATCAGGCACTCCGGCTTTTTCATATAACAACCCCTTGGGTAATTGGCCTGGATGCTGACCAGATCATTTCTGAAGAGCTTAAAAACCATTTGCTTGATTTCAAGGCCGAAAATCACCAACATATAGACGGAATCTATTTTAATAGAAAAAATTATTTCAAAGGAAAATGGATTAAACACGGTGGTTTTCAGCCTTTTTATCTGTTAAAGATGTTCCGGTATGCGGTGGGTTACTCGGACCTGAACGAACGTATGGACCATCGTTTTATCGTACCCGGAAAAACCCTGGTTTGGAAAGATGGCTACCTGATAGAAGAAAATCTGAAAGAAAACAACATCAGTTTCTGGATCAACAAACACAATACCTACAGCGATTTACTGGCGCTTGAAGAAGTAGAGCGCCGGGGGCTGACCCGTGGACAAACCCTAAAACCCTTGTTTTGGGGCACGCCCGATCAAAGGACGGCCTGGCTAAAAAGACTATGGTGGCAAATGCCCCTGTTGCTCCGCCCCGGTATCTATTTTATCTATCGATATTTCTTCCGTCTGGGGATACTCGACGGATATCAAGGTTTTCTTTTTCATTTTTTGCAGGGCTTTTGGTTCCGGCTGATCGTAGATATCAAGATAAAAGAAATTATTTCCGCACATGAACCAGACTGA
- a CDS encoding glycosyltransferase family 2 protein, with translation MKTAKTISPPTKKEQFTLRLMITLGLASMGFFLSSVFEPSIRGYAPLYWMLIAAFVFTCLKTLHEWSHYFYITIPKTPPKTKNYTVDIFTTFCAGEPYEMIKETLVAIQAITYPHQTYLCDEANDPYLKKLCTTLGVNHVTRTEKINAKAGNINNALALSSGELCVVLDPDHVPTPDFLDPIVSHFNDPKIGFVQIVQAYKNNYENLIAKGAAQQTYQFYGPIMMTMNKYGTVLAIGANCTFRRTALESIGGHAAGLAEDMHTAMKLHSKGWKSVYVPRVLARGLVPSTLSAYYKQQLKWSRGVFDLLVTAYPKLFHGFTWQQKIHYAVVPFHYLSGLVYLVNFLIPILSLFLDVSPIRMNIASFGITVLPFIVSTLLIRHFVQWWVMEDEERGFHVVGGLLMIGTWWIFILGLVYTIIGKKVPYVPTPKDGNEANNWPLNIPNLAVVVLSVVAVIYGLNTDWSPYSLMMAGFAILNSLILCFNITASRQQRYRDIREKRPAIDSFLLKIEKIKINFWLMRRRLYAGIRSTALMITLILSCSVLYFAKFASKTEAIASYPDHKSNLFLTGIFSPAGFDGISSVRQAHQHQQDYDTHFNLISVYVPWGNQPQCNLPSKTIDSIYNNGSIPMITWEPWQNLFDEKIHQADKKVFQNITAGKYDSYLQRFSDQVNALKRPVYIRFAHEMDNPFYPWSGTGENTAEEFKAAWKYLYQFFFKRSVYNVVWVWNPWKAENIDAYFPGKTYVDWIGVTNLNYGNLNSSGKSVSMADLYAPFHQNPIFRSGLPVMLAEMGSLSSAGEQDQWLTAAFKARKRFKEIKSFVFFNSAYDKNVPNDPAQNRLNWDIINPENLRNLLKNETPHPDLHKAAPTARLQSISVNYPATPIQKETLFLGIKGINYNSGQDWTRNFQMLTMRNIVADFREMKGLGIHTIKRYGPDIYDRNILKALKAEDMYIHYGFWISDKLDFVADTKELEKLRSKILKSVDLLKNEERIVSWNIGNAVFQKLDLYYYKPELIYQQNAYLSWLKKLLIDIRKIDPKRSISVDVEVSENVIFTVNRLKTTISEIDAYGLVINKKLTGSQLITELKVPYFYSDVTVPAYAALSDRYAGTFIAGWQDEKKINHVRVDGIKDYEGREKPEYTALAHLWKSGPKPDPSPEIKILKPAMATDAGKNLDYHALIKNNNKWELASALPDDFKFEWNLAKVDQFENPVSMNCLATGASFTLTIPQNPSTYRIYLFVIKGNKVVKMIKSELNTPLMVSAN, from the coding sequence ATGAAAACGGCAAAAACAATATCCCCTCCTACAAAAAAGGAACAGTTTACATTGAGGTTAATGATTACCCTCGGATTGGCTTCTATGGGCTTTTTTTTGAGCAGCGTGTTTGAACCATCCATTAGAGGCTATGCGCCATTATATTGGATGTTGATTGCAGCCTTTGTGTTTACCTGTCTTAAAACCCTACACGAGTGGAGCCATTACTTTTATATCACCATCCCAAAAACACCTCCGAAAACAAAAAATTACACGGTCGATATATTTACCACCTTTTGTGCCGGTGAGCCCTATGAAATGATTAAGGAGACGTTGGTGGCCATTCAGGCCATCACCTATCCGCACCAGACTTATCTGTGTGACGAAGCCAATGATCCATATCTTAAAAAACTGTGTACAACTTTAGGTGTAAACCACGTTACCCGAACAGAAAAAATCAATGCCAAGGCCGGAAACATCAATAACGCCCTTGCACTTTCATCAGGAGAGCTCTGTGTGGTTTTAGATCCTGATCATGTACCCACTCCTGACTTTCTTGACCCCATTGTTTCACATTTCAACGATCCTAAGATTGGTTTTGTACAAATTGTCCAGGCCTATAAAAACAATTATGAAAATTTAATTGCAAAAGGTGCCGCCCAGCAAACCTACCAGTTTTATGGGCCGATAATGATGACGATGAACAAATATGGGACGGTATTGGCCATTGGTGCGAACTGCACTTTTCGACGTACAGCATTAGAATCTATTGGCGGTCATGCAGCCGGGTTGGCCGAAGATATGCATACAGCAATGAAACTGCATTCTAAAGGGTGGAAATCGGTTTATGTACCCAGGGTACTGGCCAGAGGGCTGGTCCCATCTACGCTCTCCGCTTATTACAAACAACAGCTTAAATGGTCGCGCGGAGTTTTCGACTTGCTCGTTACCGCCTATCCAAAACTTTTCCATGGCTTTACCTGGCAACAAAAAATACACTATGCAGTTGTTCCATTTCATTATCTTTCCGGACTGGTTTACCTTGTCAACTTCCTGATTCCCATCCTCTCTCTATTTTTGGATGTCAGTCCCATCCGCATGAACATTGCCAGCTTTGGCATAACGGTATTGCCCTTTATTGTCTCCACCCTGCTCATCCGGCATTTTGTACAATGGTGGGTAATGGAAGATGAGGAAAGGGGCTTCCACGTAGTGGGTGGCTTGCTGATGATAGGAACCTGGTGGATTTTCATTTTAGGCCTGGTGTATACCATTATTGGCAAAAAAGTGCCCTATGTACCTACACCAAAAGATGGCAATGAAGCCAATAACTGGCCCTTAAATATTCCAAATCTTGCTGTTGTTGTCCTATCAGTAGTGGCTGTTATTTACGGTCTGAATACCGACTGGAGCCCATACAGCTTGATGATGGCTGGTTTTGCAATCTTAAACAGTCTGATTCTTTGCTTTAACATTACCGCCAGCAGGCAACAGCGATACCGCGACATCAGGGAGAAGAGGCCGGCAATCGACAGCTTTTTACTGAAAATAGAAAAGATTAAAATAAATTTTTGGCTCATGCGCCGCCGACTATATGCGGGTATCAGGAGTACCGCTTTAATGATTACATTGATCTTAAGCTGTTCGGTACTATACTTTGCAAAGTTCGCGTCCAAAACAGAGGCCATCGCTTCTTACCCCGATCATAAAAGCAATCTTTTCCTCACCGGTATATTTTCGCCGGCAGGCTTTGACGGTATTTCTTCTGTGCGTCAGGCCCATCAACATCAACAGGATTATGATACCCATTTTAATCTCATATCTGTCTATGTTCCATGGGGCAATCAACCTCAGTGTAATCTACCCTCAAAAACGATCGACTCGATTTATAACAACGGGTCTATTCCTATGATAACCTGGGAACCCTGGCAAAACCTGTTTGATGAAAAAATACATCAGGCCGACAAAAAGGTTTTCCAAAATATCACCGCCGGTAAATATGACTCATACCTTCAGCGTTTTTCGGATCAGGTGAACGCACTAAAACGTCCTGTGTATATCCGTTTTGCGCACGAAATGGACAATCCATTTTATCCCTGGTCAGGAACCGGCGAAAACACAGCAGAAGAATTTAAAGCTGCCTGGAAATACTTGTATCAATTCTTTTTTAAGCGTTCAGTATACAATGTTGTCTGGGTATGGAACCCCTGGAAGGCAGAAAATATAGATGCTTATTTTCCGGGAAAAACTTATGTAGACTGGATCGGCGTAACCAATCTGAATTATGGCAACCTAAATTCATCCGGCAAATCGGTCTCCATGGCCGATCTGTATGCCCCTTTTCACCAGAACCCAATTTTCCGCTCGGGCTTGCCCGTGATGTTGGCCGAAATGGGTTCATTGTCCAGTGCGGGAGAACAGGACCAATGGCTTACTGCTGCATTTAAAGCCAGAAAAAGATTCAAAGAGATCAAAAGCTTTGTATTTTTCAATTCAGCATACGACAAAAATGTACCTAATGATCCTGCGCAAAACAGACTGAATTGGGATATCATAAATCCTGAAAATCTGAGAAACCTGCTAAAAAATGAAACCCCTCATCCGGATCTGCATAAAGCAGCTCCAACGGCTCGGCTGCAAAGCATTTCAGTCAATTACCCGGCAACACCGATACAAAAAGAAACCTTATTTCTGGGAATTAAGGGCATAAATTACAACAGCGGGCAAGACTGGACAAGAAACTTTCAAATGCTTACCATGCGGAATATCGTAGCCGATTTCCGGGAGATGAAAGGTTTGGGTATTCATACCATCAAACGTTATGGCCCCGACATCTATGATCGCAACATCCTAAAGGCGCTGAAAGCCGAAGATATGTACATTCATTACGGTTTCTGGATATCAGACAAGCTTGATTTTGTCGCCGATACCAAAGAACTGGAAAAATTACGGTCCAAAATATTAAAATCCGTTGACCTGTTGAAAAATGAAGAACGTATTGTGTCCTGGAATATTGGCAATGCGGTATTTCAAAAGCTTGATCTATATTATTACAAACCTGAATTGATTTATCAGCAAAATGCTTACTTGTCCTGGCTCAAAAAACTCCTTATAGATATAAGGAAAATAGATCCTAAACGTAGTATTAGCGTTGATGTTGAAGTTTCGGAAAATGTGATTTTTACTGTAAACCGGCTTAAAACAACCATTTCAGAGATTGATGCCTACGGACTGGTTATCAATAAAAAGCTAACAGGATCACAGCTGATAACCGAATTAAAAGTTCCCTATTTTTATAGCGATGTAACTGTCCCGGCCTATGCCGCGCTTAGTGACCGTTATGCGGGTACATTTATTGCAGGCTGGCAGGATGAGAAAAAAATTAATCATGTTAGGGTAGACGGCATCAAAGACTACGAAGGAAGAGAAAAACCTGAGTATACGGCGCTTGCCCATTTGTGGAAGTCTGGTCCTAAGCCTGATCCAAGTCCTGAAATCAAAATCCTTAAACCGGCAATGGCTACCGATGCCGGGAAAAATCTGGATTACCATGCACTGATTAAAAACAACAATAAATGGGAACTGGCCAGCGCTTTACCCGATGATTTTAAGTTTGAGTGGAACCTGGCCAAAGTGGACCAATTTGAAAACCCGGTTTCCATGAATTGTTTGGCCACGGGAGCATCATTTACGCTCACTATTCCTCAAAATCCGTCCACCTACAGGATTTATCTATTCGTGATAAAAGGAAATAAAGTAGTAAAAATGATTAAATCTGAACTCAACACGCCACTTATGGTTTCCGCGAATTAA